The genomic stretch GCATTTTTTTCAGGGAGGGGTGTTTTTTCTCTTGACATACCCTTTAATGGGTGACCCCAATCACCAATCATATAACAAGGCCCGTGGAGCTTTAAAAAAGCAAGTCCCATAAAAAAGGGAGATGCCGGGCGGCATCTCCCTTTTTTATGTTTTTAGGTCAAACCGGTTTTACTTTTTGTTGTCGCCGGTAGCGGCACCGTGCATCTTGATTTCAACTTTTTCGGTCAGCCCTTCGTAGTATTTTCGCAGAATGGCAACAACTTCATCCCGCCCGAAATGATCGGGAAGCTGTCCGCCCTCGGAAAGCATCTTGCGCAGCATGGTTCCGGAAAGGAGCACTCGATCTTCCTTGCCGTGCGGGCAGGTTCTCAAGGATGCCATGCCGTCACACTTGTGGCAGTAGAAGGTCCAGTCGATCTTTAAGGGTTTGCACAGCAGCATTTTGCCCGGATCATCAGAGGTCGGAAGCTTGTCAAAGATGGTCTGGGCTTCGAACATGCCGTAAAAGTCACCCACGCCGGCATGGTCCCGGCCGATAATCATGCGTGAGCAGCCGTAGTTCTGGCGGAAAGTTGCATGCAGCAGGCCTTCCCTGGGGCCGGCATAGCGCATGTCAAGGGGATAGCCGCCCTGAACGACATGCTTTTCGACAAAGTAGTTTTTTACAAGGGCGTCGATACATTTTACGCGCACGTCGGCCGGGATGTCACCCGGCTTCAGGTTGCCGACCAGAGAGTGAATATAAACGCCGTCGCAAACCTCAACAGCGACTTTGCAAAGGTATTCGTGGGACCTGTGCATGGGGTTTCTGAGCTGTAGTGCGGCAATTTCGGTCCAGCCTCTTTCTTCGAAAATTCTGCGGGATTCTTCCGGCCGCATATAAATGCCCGCAAATTCTGCGGGATATTCACCTTCGCTCAACACCTTGACCGGGCCGGCCAGGTTAAACTCTTTCTGAGTCATGACCATCTGGACGCCAGGATGATCGTCTTTGGCAACTTTCCAGAAATCTGCCGAAGTCGGCGTGCCCTCTCCCATGAATACCTTTTCGCACTCAAACTTTTTATCGGCCTCGGTCATTTCATATTTTTCAGTAACCTTCATGGTGCCCATGATTTCATTGTTCTCGGGATCATACAATGCAATTTCATCGCCTTTTTTGATACCGCCGGCTTCTTGTTTGGAAGCATCCAGGGTCACCGGAAGCGGCCAGAAGGTTCCGTCCGCCAGTTGAAATTTATCACAAACACTTTTCCAGTCCGTCCGAGTCATGAAGCCGGACAGCGGGCTGAATCCGCCGATTCCTATCATGATCAGGTCACCTTTTGCCCGCGGTGAAAGAGTGACTTTTTTCAGACCCTCAGCTTTTTTCTTTTCCGCTTTCAGTTCAGCGCCTTCCAGTAGGCAACAGGTCAAGCCTTTGCCGCCGTGAGGTGGAATTAAATTTGACATGTGTTTTTGCTCTCCTTTCGATGGTTTTTTATTAAAATAAGCTGGTTTTGCAAACAGCTTTCCAAGTCTACCAAAGGGCTACCCTTAATAAGGAAAGACTTATTTGTCAACAGAATTATAGGCCAAAAAGACGATTGCCCGCAAAGTGCCGACACTTTCTTTTAGGCAAACAGAAATAACCGGCAACATGCCGCCATTAAATACAACATATTGTATTTAATCTATTCTTGACATGCTGCCTATACCATGTTTTATGTTTCCCCTAAAAAAACTGTTTCTAGGGTTGCTTTTTTGAAAAAAAGTGTTTAAAAAAAACATTTTGCAAAAATTTAATTAAAAAAGGAGCATTTTTATTAAATGAACGAAGACGCACCCTTATATATGGTTTTACGAAATCTGGTGTGCTGGTTGTTTATTGTTGTGGTGATTATAGGCATTTCAGCTGTTAAAACACATAAGAAACAAAAAAAAATCCGGACGGTAAATAAAAAAATAGTGACCGTAAAGATCCAGAGCCCCTCTCCTTTGACACAAGAGCTTTTCGAGACCCGGCCGGAATACAACCCCGCATCTGTTTTTCTCAAGAAGGCAGAACAGTTATTCCACCCTATTATCGTTCAGGCGGCAAATCGTTATCAGGTCGATGCTGCTCTTATAAAGGCGATCATTATGGCGGAGTCCGGATACAACCCCATGGCGATTTCCAAAAGAGGCGCAATCGGCCTTATGCAGTTGATGCCCGATACCGCCGAAT from Candidatus Desulfatibia profunda encodes the following:
- a CDS encoding lytic transglycosylase domain-containing protein — its product is MVLRNLVCWLFIVVVIIGISAVKTHKKQKKIRTVNKKIVTVKIQSPSPLTQELFETRPEYNPASVFLKKAEQLFHPIIVQAANRYQVDAALIKAIIMAESGYNPMAISKRGAIGLMQLMPDTAESLGVEDSFNPKHNIDGGVRYFKQLVLQFDGNVKLALAAYNAGSSNVRFYQGIPPFKATQFYIQKVFKFFHIYKNRKATETGRA
- the sat gene encoding sulfate adenylyltransferase — encoded protein: MSNLIPPHGGKGLTCCLLEGAELKAEKKKAEGLKKVTLSPRAKGDLIMIGIGGFSPLSGFMTRTDWKSVCDKFQLADGTFWPLPVTLDASKQEAGGIKKGDEIALYDPENNEIMGTMKVTEKYEMTEADKKFECEKVFMGEGTPTSADFWKVAKDDHPGVQMVMTQKEFNLAGPVKVLSEGEYPAEFAGIYMRPEESRRIFEERGWTEIAALQLRNPMHRSHEYLCKVAVEVCDGVYIHSLVGNLKPGDIPADVRVKCIDALVKNYFVEKHVVQGGYPLDMRYAGPREGLLHATFRQNYGCSRMIIGRDHAGVGDFYGMFEAQTIFDKLPTSDDPGKMLLCKPLKIDWTFYCHKCDGMASLRTCPHGKEDRVLLSGTMLRKMLSEGGQLPDHFGRDEVVAILRKYYEGLTEKVEIKMHGAATGDNKK